Proteins found in one Geomonas subterranea genomic segment:
- a CDS encoding PTS sugar transporter subunit IIA has product MLMKASEVAALLHQDESTVLKWIRKEKLPATLVHGTYQINRVDLLEWATEHGIKVPPELFEAVQADLDLPTLAQALEAGGIHCGVPGDDKLSVLRNVVNLLRLPPQVDPEFLLQVLLAREALGTTAVGDGIAIPHVRNPILLQTKPQPAVSLCFLEQPIDFGALDGIPVRILFLITSPTVKVHLHLLSRLAYALHDQEFRGILNNACDPAAIMEAARRFERGKRS; this is encoded by the coding sequence ATGTTGATGAAGGCTTCAGAAGTGGCCGCGCTGCTGCACCAGGACGAGAGCACGGTCCTCAAGTGGATCCGGAAGGAAAAACTTCCGGCCACCCTGGTGCACGGAACCTACCAGATCAACCGGGTCGATCTCCTGGAGTGGGCCACCGAGCATGGCATCAAGGTGCCGCCCGAACTGTTCGAGGCGGTGCAGGCCGACCTGGACCTCCCCACCCTGGCCCAGGCCCTGGAAGCCGGCGGGATCCACTGCGGCGTCCCCGGCGACGACAAGCTCTCCGTGCTGCGCAACGTGGTCAACCTGCTGCGGCTCCCCCCGCAGGTAGACCCGGAATTCCTGCTCCAGGTGCTACTGGCCCGCGAAGCCCTCGGTACCACTGCCGTCGGCGACGGCATCGCCATCCCCCACGTCCGCAATCCGATCCTGCTGCAGACCAAGCCGCAGCCTGCCGTGTCCCTCTGCTTCCTGGAGCAACCGATCGACTTCGGGGCTCTGGACGGCATCCCGGTGCGCATCCTGTTCCTGATAACCAGCCCCACGGTAAAGGTGCACCTGCATCTGCTGTCCCGGCTCGCCTACGCCCTGCATGACCAGGAGTTCCGGGGCATCCTCAACAACGCCTGTGATCCCGCGGCCATCATGGAAGCCGCCCGGCGCTTCGAGCGCGGCAAGAGGAGCTGA
- the tmk gene encoding dTMP kinase → MGFFITFEGVEGCGKTTQLRLLKERLETAGETVVATREPGGCPIADQMRAILLDAKNSAITPLSELLLYAAARAQHVQEVIVPALERGETVLCDRFTDATVAYQGHGRELDLDVIRQLNALATGGVQPDLTVLIDCPVQTGLSRALSRIEATSGAREERFELESVRFHERVREGYLALARAYPERFIVVDGSGDVARTEVLVTAALMGRLPAGAR, encoded by the coding sequence ATGGGCTTTTTCATTACATTTGAAGGCGTTGAGGGGTGCGGCAAAACGACCCAGCTGAGGCTCCTGAAGGAGCGCCTGGAGACGGCCGGAGAGACGGTGGTCGCCACCCGCGAACCCGGCGGATGCCCGATAGCGGACCAGATGCGCGCCATCCTGCTGGACGCGAAGAACAGCGCCATCACCCCCCTGTCGGAGCTGCTGCTCTACGCGGCGGCGCGTGCCCAGCACGTCCAGGAGGTGATCGTCCCGGCGCTTGAGCGGGGCGAGACGGTACTGTGCGACAGGTTCACCGACGCCACCGTCGCCTACCAGGGGCACGGCAGGGAGCTCGACCTCGATGTGATCCGCCAGCTGAACGCGCTGGCCACCGGCGGGGTGCAGCCAGACCTCACCGTGCTCATCGACTGCCCGGTCCAGACAGGACTGTCCCGCGCCCTGTCCCGCATCGAGGCGACCAGCGGCGCCCGCGAGGAGCGCTTCGAGTTGGAATCGGTGCGTTTCCACGAGCGGGTGCGCGAGGGGTACCTGGCGCTCGCGCGCGCCTACCCGGAGCGCTTCATCGTGGTGGACGGTTCCGGCGACGTGGCACGGACCGAGGTGCTGGTCACGGCGGCGCTCATGGGCCGGCTTCCGGCGGGTGCGCGCTAG
- the era gene encoding GTPase Era: MSEKIFRSGFVSIVGRPNVGKSTLLNRILGEKLMITSDKPQTTRNQIKGIHNVPGGQIVFLDTPGIHRAKTRLNKFMVEEALSSVQGVDLIMFLVDGAFDPEQEAGMIKEVLSGVEAPVILVLNKIDLIPKGDLLGRMAVYGETYPFKEIIPVSAASGDGVDQLVQLVHGLLPEGPCYFPDDILTDVPERFIVAEIIREKIFRLTRDEVPYSTAVVVDSFKERENGVVAIQATINVERDSQKGIIIGRKGDMLKKIGSQARQEIERLLDTKVFLELFVRVSGEWSDNSRMLKEFGYES, translated from the coding sequence ATGTCTGAAAAGATATTCCGTTCCGGTTTCGTCTCCATCGTGGGGCGGCCGAATGTTGGCAAGTCGACGCTGTTGAACCGCATCCTGGGTGAGAAGCTGATGATCACCTCGGACAAGCCCCAGACCACCCGCAACCAGATCAAGGGGATCCACAACGTGCCCGGCGGGCAGATCGTCTTCCTGGATACTCCGGGGATCCACCGGGCCAAGACCCGCCTGAACAAGTTCATGGTGGAGGAGGCCCTCTCCTCGGTGCAGGGGGTGGACCTGATCATGTTCCTCGTCGACGGCGCCTTCGATCCCGAGCAGGAGGCGGGGATGATCAAGGAGGTTCTCTCCGGCGTCGAGGCCCCCGTTATCCTGGTGCTGAACAAGATCGACCTGATCCCGAAGGGGGACCTCCTCGGGCGCATGGCGGTCTACGGCGAAACCTACCCGTTCAAGGAAATAATCCCGGTGTCGGCCGCTTCCGGCGACGGCGTGGACCAGTTGGTGCAACTGGTGCACGGGCTTTTGCCCGAAGGCCCCTGCTATTTTCCCGACGACATCCTGACCGACGTGCCGGAGCGCTTCATCGTCGCCGAGATCATCCGCGAGAAGATCTTCCGGTTGACCCGGGACGAGGTTCCCTATTCGACGGCGGTGGTGGTGGACAGCTTCAAGGAACGGGAAAACGGGGTGGTGGCGATCCAGGCGACCATCAACGTGGAGCGCGATTCCCAAAAGGGGATCATCATCGGCCGCAAGGGAGACATGCTGAAGAAGATCGGCTCCCAGGCGCGCCAGGAGATCGAGCGGCTGCTGGACACCAAGGTGTTCCTGGAACTGTTCGTGCGGGTGAGCGGCGAGTGGAGCGATAACAGCAGGATGCTCAAGGAGTTCGGCTACGAGTCGTGA
- the holB gene encoding DNA polymerase III subunit delta' produces MPFSEVIGQERAISVLKRSIALERVAHAYLFSGIEGCGKKKTALAMVQAVFCGNEEACGVCSSCRKIASGQHPDLHILEPDGAFIKIDQVRELQKELSYRPFEAPKKACIIDGAEKLNLASGNALLKTLEEPPGNALMILVTAERSAVLQTILSRCQTLEFQPLPAELIEGRLVRDQFPAEAARVAASLSGGSLSRALEIAGDGVLEGRVSFLERVLSLNLKNINALFATAEELAADKEGLPGFLELLLSFLRDVLIYPSTPDALANLDLTHLVAREAGHCTESTSIELIEQLVSLRRLLVRNVNARLALEVFFMRLAAR; encoded by the coding sequence ATGCCCTTCTCCGAAGTCATCGGGCAGGAGCGGGCCATCTCGGTGCTGAAGCGCTCCATCGCGCTGGAGCGGGTGGCGCACGCCTACCTTTTCTCCGGCATCGAGGGGTGCGGCAAGAAAAAGACCGCCCTGGCCATGGTGCAGGCGGTTTTCTGCGGCAACGAAGAGGCCTGCGGCGTCTGTTCCTCCTGCCGCAAGATCGCGAGCGGCCAGCACCCGGACCTGCACATCCTGGAGCCCGACGGCGCCTTCATAAAGATCGACCAGGTACGGGAGCTGCAGAAGGAGCTCTCCTATCGCCCGTTCGAGGCGCCCAAGAAGGCGTGCATCATAGATGGCGCGGAGAAGCTGAACCTCGCCTCAGGCAACGCCCTGTTGAAGACCCTGGAGGAGCCTCCTGGCAACGCGCTGATGATCCTGGTCACCGCCGAGCGCTCCGCCGTGCTGCAGACCATCCTCTCCCGCTGCCAGACGCTGGAGTTCCAGCCGTTGCCGGCGGAGCTGATCGAGGGGCGGCTGGTGCGGGACCAGTTCCCGGCCGAGGCGGCGCGGGTGGCGGCGTCGCTTTCCGGCGGCAGCCTGAGCCGCGCTCTGGAGATCGCGGGAGACGGCGTCCTCGAGGGGCGGGTGAGCTTTCTGGAGCGGGTGCTCAGCCTGAACCTGAAGAATATCAACGCCCTCTTCGCCACGGCGGAGGAACTCGCCGCGGACAAGGAAGGGCTGCCGGGATTTCTGGAGCTGCTCCTCTCCTTTCTCCGGGACGTGCTCATCTACCCATCCACCCCTGACGCGCTGGCCAACCTGGACCTGACCCACCTGGTGGCCAGGGAAGCCGGACACTGCACGGAATCGACGAGCATCGAATTGATCGAGCAACTGGTCTCACTGCGCCGGCTGCTCGTTCGCAATGTGAACGCGAGGCTCGCCTTGGAGGTCTTCTTCATGCGCCTGGCGGCGCGGTAA
- the metG gene encoding methionine--tRNA ligase yields MKPAFYVTTPIYYVNDVPHIGHAYTTLAADVLARYKRLKGFDVFFLTGTDEHGQKVEKAATAAGETPLELADRVMKRFQSLWEKLEISNTDFIRTTQERHKKGVSVLFERVMEKGDIYLGEYEDWYCTPCETFWTETQLIDFKCPDCNRPTEKLKEESYFFRMSKYQDQLLAHIEANPDFIQPKSRRNEIISFVKEGLRDLSVSRTTFQWGIPVPGNDKHVVYVWFDALTNYITALGYPEEGGDFGTYWPCDVHLIGKDILRFHTVYWPTFLMAAGLPIPKKVFAHGWWTVEGQKMSKSLQNVVEPNMLVDKYGVDAVRYFLLREVPFGLDGDFSHQALIHRINSDLANDLGNLLNRSTAMLGKYFGGVLQAPGAESEVDTALREKTTAMIGQVDGFIEDLAFSRALQAIWEVISAGNKYIDETAPWALAKDPEQRERLSTVMYYMLESQRVVYTLLSAFMPKTAQKGLCCLGWPEEASEEGLTWGGLKPGTAIAKAEALFPRIEEKGE; encoded by the coding sequence ATGAAACCCGCTTTTTACGTCACCACCCCCATCTACTACGTAAATGACGTCCCGCACATAGGGCACGCGTACACCACCCTGGCTGCGGACGTGCTGGCCCGCTACAAGCGGCTCAAGGGTTTCGACGTATTCTTCCTCACCGGTACCGACGAGCACGGGCAGAAGGTCGAGAAGGCCGCCACCGCCGCCGGCGAGACGCCGCTCGAGCTCGCCGACCGCGTCATGAAGCGTTTCCAGTCGCTCTGGGAGAAGCTGGAGATCTCCAACACCGATTTCATCCGCACCACGCAGGAGCGGCACAAGAAGGGGGTCTCCGTCCTCTTCGAGCGGGTCATGGAGAAGGGTGACATCTATCTCGGCGAGTACGAGGACTGGTACTGCACCCCGTGCGAGACCTTCTGGACCGAGACCCAGCTGATCGACTTCAAGTGCCCGGACTGCAACCGCCCCACCGAGAAGCTCAAGGAGGAATCCTACTTCTTCAGGATGAGCAAATACCAGGATCAGCTTCTGGCGCACATCGAGGCGAATCCCGACTTCATCCAGCCCAAAAGCCGCCGCAACGAGATCATCTCCTTCGTGAAGGAAGGGCTGCGTGACCTCTCCGTGTCCCGCACCACCTTCCAGTGGGGCATCCCGGTGCCGGGCAACGACAAGCACGTGGTGTACGTCTGGTTCGACGCGCTCACCAACTACATCACCGCGCTCGGCTACCCGGAGGAGGGGGGCGACTTCGGCACATACTGGCCCTGCGACGTACATCTGATCGGCAAGGACATCCTTAGGTTCCACACCGTCTACTGGCCCACCTTCCTGATGGCGGCCGGTCTTCCCATCCCGAAGAAGGTCTTCGCCCACGGCTGGTGGACCGTCGAGGGGCAGAAGATGAGCAAGAGCCTGCAGAACGTGGTCGAGCCGAACATGCTGGTCGACAAGTACGGCGTGGACGCGGTGCGCTACTTCCTCCTGCGCGAGGTCCCCTTCGGCCTCGACGGCGACTTCTCGCACCAGGCGCTCATCCACCGCATCAACTCGGACCTGGCCAACGACCTGGGCAACCTGTTGAACCGCTCCACCGCCATGCTCGGCAAGTACTTCGGCGGCGTGTTGCAGGCGCCTGGGGCGGAGTCCGAGGTGGATACCGCGCTGCGCGAGAAGACCACGGCCATGATCGGCCAGGTGGATGGATTCATCGAGGACCTCGCCTTCAGCCGCGCGCTGCAGGCGATATGGGAAGTCATCTCCGCGGGGAACAAGTACATCGACGAGACCGCCCCGTGGGCGCTGGCCAAGGATCCCGAGCAGCGCGAGCGTCTCTCCACCGTGATGTACTACATGCTGGAAAGCCAGAGGGTGGTCTACACGCTGCTCTCCGCCTTCATGCCGAAGACCGCGCAGAAGGGTCTCTGCTGCCTGGGGTGGCCCGAGGAAGCCAGCGAGGAAGGGCTCACCTGGGGCGGCCTGAAGCCGGGCACCGCCATCGCCAAGGCCGAAGCGCTCTTCCCGAGGATCGAGGAGAAAGGGGAGTAA
- a CDS encoding YdcF family protein, giving the protein MALLKGLFSLLLLILIVLSVLFVDFVYKTFSLTPRDVKSDAIVVLTGGRGRVEEGVRLYRAGQGKKLFLIGVDPAVKKRELYQGEGAGNVYLEQNSRNTLENAIYARDLIMKYKVGSIKLITSRYHMKRSTILFRNALPKDVAIYPHPVDSSNLKEEWWSHSGSFKLLFSEFYKYCILRFFFMFAPGELRPLPLPVNN; this is encoded by the coding sequence ATGGCTTTATTGAAGGGGTTGTTCTCCCTCTTGTTGTTGATACTGATTGTACTAAGCGTTCTGTTCGTGGACTTCGTGTACAAGACCTTCTCCCTGACGCCGCGCGACGTGAAGAGTGACGCCATCGTGGTGTTGACCGGAGGGCGAGGCCGGGTGGAGGAAGGGGTGCGGCTGTACCGCGCCGGGCAGGGGAAGAAGCTGTTCCTGATCGGCGTGGACCCCGCGGTGAAAAAGCGCGAGCTCTACCAGGGTGAGGGGGCGGGGAACGTCTACCTGGAGCAGAATTCCCGCAACACCCTGGAGAACGCCATCTATGCCCGTGACCTCATCATGAAGTACAAGGTCGGCTCCATCAAGCTGATCACCTCGCGCTACCACATGAAGCGCTCCACCATCCTGTTCAGGAACGCGCTCCCCAAGGACGTGGCCATCTACCCGCACCCGGTCGACTCCAGCAATCTCAAGGAAGAGTGGTGGAGCCATTCCGGGAGCTTCAAGCTCCTCTTCTCCGAGTTCTACAAGTACTGCATCCTGCGTTTCTTCTTCATGTTCGCACCCGGCGAGCTGAGGCCGCTGCCGCTGCCGGTGAACAACTAA
- a CDS encoding elongator complex protein 3 → MRPLLVPFFISHQGCPHRCVFCDQERVAGAAAGLPTPGHLLRRIEEYRLGAPARQLEVAFYGGTFTALPRRDQEGLLLPLQPLLAAGIVRSVRLSTRPDAVDPDTAAFLKEHGVATVELGVQSLDPEVLLLSGRGHGPCEVELSVAVLKRAGIEVGLQLMPGLPGDTPQRSLVSLRRALALKPAFLRIYPTLVIEGTELARRYREGSYHPLSLPQAVSLCKEMLVAAGEAGVPVIRFGLQPTSELDSPGVVLAGPYHPAFGQLVESELCFDRMSALLEGIPAGSRVTFGAPQGRVSDLVGQSRGNLRRLVANYGVNPSVSEDTALPHGRISLTWGELVRYASLFESHPRH, encoded by the coding sequence TTGAGACCGCTATTGGTCCCCTTTTTCATTTCCCATCAGGGGTGCCCGCACCGCTGCGTCTTCTGCGACCAGGAGCGCGTGGCCGGCGCCGCGGCGGGACTTCCCACCCCCGGGCACCTGCTGCGCCGCATCGAGGAGTACCGGCTGGGGGCGCCGGCGCGGCAGCTGGAAGTCGCCTTTTACGGCGGCACCTTCACCGCGCTCCCCCGCCGGGACCAGGAGGGGCTGCTTCTTCCCCTGCAGCCGCTGCTGGCCGCGGGAATCGTGCGATCGGTGCGGCTCTCCACGCGCCCCGATGCCGTCGATCCGGACACCGCGGCCTTTCTGAAGGAGCATGGGGTCGCCACGGTCGAACTGGGCGTGCAGTCGCTGGACCCGGAGGTGCTCCTTCTCTCCGGGCGCGGCCACGGTCCCTGCGAGGTGGAGCTGTCGGTGGCCGTCCTCAAGAGGGCCGGGATCGAGGTGGGGCTCCAGCTCATGCCGGGACTTCCCGGCGACACGCCGCAGCGCTCGCTGGTCTCGTTGCGGCGTGCGCTCGCCCTCAAACCAGCATTTCTGCGCATCTACCCCACCCTGGTCATCGAGGGGACCGAGCTGGCGCGGCGCTACCGTGAGGGAAGCTATCATCCCCTCTCCCTGCCGCAGGCGGTGTCCCTGTGCAAGGAGATGCTGGTTGCCGCCGGGGAGGCCGGTGTTCCGGTGATCCGCTTCGGACTGCAGCCCACCTCCGAGCTCGACTCCCCCGGGGTGGTGCTGGCCGGACCCTACCATCCGGCCTTCGGACAGCTGGTCGAGTCCGAGCTCTGCTTCGACCGCATGTCCGCGCTCCTCGAGGGGATCCCGGCAGGAAGCCGGGTCACGTTCGGCGCTCCCCAGGGGAGGGTCTCCGACCTCGTGGGGCAGAGCAGGGGAAACCTGCGGCGGCTTGTCGCCAACTACGGCGTAAACCCATCCGTCTCCGAGGACACCGCGCTCCCTCACGGCCGCATCTCCCTTACCTGGGGCGAGCTGGTCCGGTACGCGAGCCTCTTCGAGTCTCACCCCCGTCACTAG
- a CDS encoding RidA family protein yields the protein MKEIISTDQAPKAIGPYSQGVKAGGFLFLSGAIALDPATGEVVQGGVVAETEQVMKNIGALLAAAGLGFQDVVKTTIYLANMGDFATVNGIYGGYFQENPPARSTVEVKGLPRGVLVEIEVTALCR from the coding sequence ATGAAGGAAATCATCAGCACCGACCAGGCACCCAAGGCGATCGGCCCCTATTCACAGGGCGTGAAAGCCGGGGGCTTTCTCTTTCTCTCCGGCGCCATCGCGCTCGACCCGGCCACCGGCGAGGTCGTGCAGGGGGGCGTCGTGGCGGAGACCGAGCAGGTCATGAAGAACATCGGCGCCCTTCTGGCTGCAGCCGGGCTGGGCTTCCAGGACGTGGTCAAGACCACCATCTACCTGGCCAACATGGGGGATTTCGCAACGGTGAACGGCATCTACGGCGGCTACTTCCAGGAGAACCCGCCTGCCCGAAGCACCGTCGAGGTGAAAGGGCTGCCGCGCGGCGTCCTGGTGGAGATAGAGGTCACCGCTCTTTGCCGTTAA
- a CDS encoding PSP1 domain-containing protein produces MAKIVRIQFNTAGKLYDFTAGRVTVKPGDRVIVETERGKSIGQVVAGPIEVDDALVPEGTKPVQRLAELADLATLAANTAKEKEAHKFCLARIKERNMDMKLVKVEYLFDGSKAIFYFTADGRVDFRELVKDLAHAFHTRIEMRQIGVRDESKMVGGIGICGRELCCSSYLREFEPVSVKMAKEQNLALNPSKISGQCGRLLCCLSYEFDTYCGLRKGLPKCGKRVQCGCHDGEVVKVNVLEQTVTLKTADDSLVTLKGEDIAPENISDRVKKPPQGKGEQQGGDKGKSQGPGKQRRNRPVDVKERKKEKPQ; encoded by the coding sequence TTGGCAAAGATTGTAAGGATTCAATTCAACACCGCGGGCAAACTCTACGACTTCACCGCCGGCAGGGTCACCGTCAAACCGGGGGACCGGGTCATCGTGGAGACCGAGCGCGGCAAGAGCATAGGACAGGTCGTGGCTGGCCCGATCGAGGTGGACGACGCGCTGGTCCCGGAGGGGACCAAGCCGGTGCAGCGTCTGGCCGAACTGGCCGACCTGGCGACGCTGGCCGCCAACACCGCCAAGGAGAAGGAGGCCCACAAGTTCTGCCTGGCCCGCATCAAAGAGCGGAACATGGACATGAAGCTCGTCAAGGTCGAATACCTCTTCGACGGCTCCAAGGCGATCTTCTACTTCACCGCGGACGGCCGGGTGGACTTCCGGGAACTGGTCAAGGACCTGGCCCACGCCTTCCACACCAGGATCGAGATGCGCCAGATCGGGGTCAGGGACGAGTCGAAGATGGTCGGCGGCATCGGCATCTGCGGCCGCGAGCTCTGCTGCTCCTCATACCTGCGCGAGTTCGAGCCGGTCTCGGTGAAGATGGCCAAGGAGCAGAACCTGGCGCTCAACCCGAGCAAGATCTCCGGCCAGTGCGGCAGGCTCCTTTGCTGCCTCTCCTACGAGTTCGACACGTACTGCGGCCTGCGCAAGGGGCTTCCCAAGTGTGGCAAGAGGGTGCAGTGCGGCTGCCACGACGGAGAGGTGGTCAAGGTCAACGTGCTGGAACAGACCGTCACGCTGAAGACGGCGGACGACTCGCTGGTCACCCTGAAGGGGGAGGACATCGCCCCCGAGAACATCAGCGACCGCGTGAAGAAGCCGCCGCAGGGCAAAGGTGAACAGCAGGGGGGCGACAAGGGGAAATCCCAGGGACCCGGCAAGCAGCGCCGCAACAGGCCCGTCGACGTCAAGGAAAGAAAAAAGGAGAAACCACAATGA
- the rpmB gene encoding 50S ribosomal protein L28, whose product MSRICEICGKGPSFGNNVSHANNKTSKIWRPNLQKIKAVKNGTVRSIKVCTRCIRSGHVTKAL is encoded by the coding sequence ATGTCCAGAATATGCGAGATTTGCGGTAAAGGCCCTAGCTTCGGGAATAACGTTAGCCACGCCAACAACAAGACCAGCAAAATTTGGCGCCCGAACCTGCAGAAGATCAAGGCCGTGAAAAACGGTACCGTCAGGAGCATCAAGGTCTGCACCCGCTGCATCCGCTCCGGTCACGTCACCAAGGCTCTCTAA
- a CDS encoding NapC/NirT family cytochrome c, which translates to MALRKYAGYAWNLISLVGMILAVTATGLIIGFLSYEGITGVEKPYLGLMTYFLFPGMLIVGLILVPLGAYVVREKRRRHPDEEIPPFPRVDFNDAHKRHLFLFFIVASIGFVLIVSVASLKGYEFTESTTFCGELCHRVMEPEHVAWANSPHAKVKCVECHVGPGAAWYVKAKISGMRQLYAVAFHTYPETIETPIDNLRPARDTCEHCHWPEKFYAGRQKVFYHYAPNEENTPREINMLINIGGTPKSEHHRGIHWHIGQEVSYIATDRQRMNIPYIAVKEKDGTVTEYMTTEKPLSKDDVAKAQKRVMDCLDCHNRPAHVYRSPGVEMDEAFAAKRIDQGLPYLKKTAVEILTRPYKDKEEAKATIAKELPAYYAKNYPQVAKAKEKEVAHAVTVVQDIYNKNFFPSMKISWNTYPNHIGHFYSPGCFRCHDGKHKTASGKVISKDCNMCHTVLSQKQENIPAGAAPVKEFVHPVDIGDELFKANCSDCHSAGGQDVPGGEKHAKK; encoded by the coding sequence ATGGCATTAAGAAAGTATGCCGGCTACGCCTGGAACCTGATCAGCCTGGTCGGCATGATCCTGGCCGTCACCGCGACGGGCCTGATCATCGGCTTCCTCTCCTACGAGGGGATAACCGGCGTCGAGAAGCCCTACCTCGGCCTGATGACCTACTTCCTCTTCCCTGGCATGCTCATCGTGGGCCTCATCCTGGTCCCGCTGGGCGCCTACGTCGTACGGGAAAAGAGGCGTAGGCACCCGGACGAGGAAATCCCCCCCTTCCCGCGGGTGGACTTCAACGACGCACACAAACGCCATCTGTTCCTCTTCTTCATCGTTGCCAGCATCGGCTTTGTGCTCATCGTCTCCGTAGCTTCCCTCAAGGGGTACGAATTCACCGAATCGACCACCTTCTGCGGTGAGCTCTGTCACCGGGTCATGGAGCCCGAGCACGTTGCCTGGGCCAACTCTCCGCATGCCAAGGTCAAATGCGTGGAGTGCCATGTGGGCCCCGGCGCCGCATGGTACGTGAAAGCCAAGATCTCCGGCATGAGGCAGCTCTACGCGGTCGCCTTCCACACCTACCCGGAGACCATCGAGACGCCGATCGACAACCTCCGTCCGGCGCGCGATACCTGTGAACACTGCCACTGGCCCGAAAAGTTCTACGCCGGGCGCCAGAAGGTGTTCTACCATTACGCTCCCAACGAGGAGAACACGCCGCGCGAGATCAACATGCTGATCAACATCGGCGGGACCCCCAAGAGCGAGCACCACAGGGGCATCCACTGGCACATCGGCCAGGAAGTCTCCTACATCGCGACCGACAGGCAGCGCATGAACATCCCGTACATCGCGGTCAAGGAGAAAGACGGCACCGTCACCGAATACATGACCACCGAGAAGCCGCTCTCCAAGGATGACGTTGCCAAGGCGCAGAAAAGGGTCATGGACTGCCTCGACTGCCACAACCGTCCGGCTCACGTCTACCGTTCGCCCGGCGTCGAGATGGACGAGGCGTTTGCCGCCAAACGCATCGACCAGGGGCTGCCGTACCTGAAGAAGACCGCGGTCGAGATCCTGACCAGGCCGTACAAGGACAAGGAAGAGGCCAAGGCGACCATCGCCAAGGAACTTCCCGCGTACTACGCCAAGAACTACCCGCAGGTCGCCAAGGCCAAGGAGAAGGAAGTAGCGCACGCCGTCACCGTCGTGCAGGACATCTACAACAAGAACTTCTTCCCGTCCATGAAGATTTCCTGGAACACGTACCCGAACCACATCGGCCACTTCTACAGCCCCGGGTGTTTCCGCTGCCACGACGGCAAGCACAAGACCGCTTCCGGCAAGGTTATCTCCAAGGACTGCAACATGTGTCACACCGTGCTGAGCCAGAAGCAGGAGAACATCCCGGCCGGCGCGGCCCCGGTTAAAGAGTTCGTCCACCCGGTTGACATCGGCGATGAACTCTTCAAAGCGAACTGCAGCGACTGCCACTCGGCAGGGGGGCAGGACGTCCCCGGCGGCGAGAAGCACGCCAAGAAGTAA
- the rnc gene encoding ribonuclease III, producing the protein MNEMQEKPLAGLEARIKYRFVNRELLDEALTHRTYVNEAGGKDNQRLEFFGDAVLDFLLSDLLLRRFPESREGELTKIRAALVDEVSLGRIAAELELGASLRLGRGEEKGGGRQKRSLLADAFEALLAALYLDGGIDPARRVVHELFEPLLDSPQRLSGRDAKTELQELARTLRREMPRYQLKEATGPDHDRRFTVEIYLGEELMGEGVGRTKKEAEQDAARAANLVLKGER; encoded by the coding sequence ATGAATGAGATGCAGGAGAAACCCCTGGCGGGGCTCGAGGCGCGCATCAAGTACCGTTTCGTCAACCGCGAGCTCCTGGATGAGGCGTTGACCCATCGCACCTACGTCAACGAGGCGGGGGGGAAGGACAACCAGCGCCTGGAGTTCTTCGGCGACGCGGTGCTCGATTTCCTGCTTTCCGACCTTTTGCTGCGGCGTTTCCCGGAGAGCCGCGAGGGGGAACTGACCAAGATCCGGGCCGCGCTGGTGGACGAGGTGAGCCTTGGGCGCATCGCTGCCGAACTGGAGCTGGGGGCGTCGCTGCGCCTTGGGCGGGGCGAGGAGAAAGGGGGAGGGCGGCAGAAGCGATCTCTTCTGGCGGACGCCTTCGAGGCCCTGCTCGCCGCGCTGTACCTGGACGGCGGCATCGACCCCGCGCGGCGCGTGGTGCACGAGCTGTTCGAACCCCTGCTGGATTCCCCGCAACGGCTCTCCGGGCGGGACGCCAAGACCGAACTGCAGGAGCTGGCGAGAACCCTGCGGCGGGAGATGCCGCGCTACCAGCTGAAAGAGGCCACCGGCCCCGACCACGACCGCCGCTTCACCGTGGAGATCTACCTGGGTGAAGAACTGATGGGGGAGGGGGTGGGGCGGACCAAGAAGGAGGCCGAGCAGGACGCGGCCCGCGCCGCCAACCTGGTCCTCAAGGGTGAGCGTTGA